In Mariluticola halotolerans, one DNA window encodes the following:
- a CDS encoding prephenate/arogenate dehydrogenase family protein: MFEKIALVGIGLIGSSIALSVRQQGLARHIAISTRKAPTLAEAEALRLGDSYTLSAAEAVRDADLVVLCTPVGAYEAVMAEIAPALKRGAILSDVGSVKQYALDVIQPLLPEGVHFVPGHPLAGTEYSGPSAGFAALFRGRWCILTPGTDADAQAVRMLTGFWEALGSSVEVMDAPHHDLVLAITSHVPHLIAYNIVGTVDDLANDTKSEVIKFSASGFRDFTRIAASDPVMWRDVFLTNRDAVLEMLGRFLVDLDVLHAAVRDGDGPALEALFTRTRAIRRSIIDAGQETAAADFGRVGSPQDQARTGAE, encoded by the coding sequence ATGTTTGAAAAAATAGCCCTTGTCGGTATCGGTCTGATCGGCTCGTCGATTGCGTTATCGGTGCGGCAGCAGGGCCTTGCCAGGCACATTGCTATTTCGACGCGTAAAGCGCCGACGCTGGCCGAAGCGGAAGCTCTGCGGCTGGGGGACAGCTATACGCTTTCCGCCGCTGAGGCGGTGCGTGATGCGGATCTGGTGGTGCTTTGTACGCCGGTGGGGGCCTATGAGGCGGTGATGGCCGAGATTGCCCCGGCATTGAAGCGGGGTGCCATTCTTTCCGATGTGGGTTCGGTCAAGCAATATGCGCTGGATGTCATCCAGCCGCTGTTGCCTGAAGGCGTCCATTTCGTGCCGGGCCACCCTTTGGCCGGTACTGAATATTCAGGGCCGTCGGCCGGCTTTGCGGCCTTGTTCCGGGGACGCTGGTGTATTCTGACGCCCGGCACGGATGCCGATGCGCAGGCGGTGAGGATGCTGACCGGTTTCTGGGAGGCGCTGGGGTCGAGTGTTGAAGTGATGGATGCGCCGCATCATGACCTTGTTCTGGCAATCACCAGCCATGTGCCGCATTTGATTGCCTATAATATTGTGGGCACGGTGGACGATCTGGCCAATGATACCAAATCGGAGGTGATCAAGTTCTCTGCCTCAGGTTTTCGCGATTTCACCCGCATTGCAGCCTCTGACCCGGTGATGTGGCGCGATGTGTTCCTGACCAATCGTGATGCGGTTCTGGAAATGCTGGGGCGGTTTCTTGTCGATCTGGACGTGTTGCATGCGGCGGTGCGTGACGGGGATGGGCCGGCACTTGAGGCCTTGTTCACGCGGACCCGGGCCATCCGCCGTTCCATTATTGACGCGGGACAGGAAACGGCGGCGGCTGACTTTGGCCGGGTGGGGTCCCCGCAAGACCAGGCTAGAACAGGGGCGGAATAA
- a CDS encoding polyprenyl synthetase family protein codes for MTPFEQEARDCARDIEAALDALLARARLSGPGPAPERLIAAMRHGTLNGGKRLRPLLLRQTAGIFQLPPAAALDAGLAVELVHCYSLVHDDLPAMDDDDMRRGKPTVHKMFNEATAVLAGDSLLTHAFGLLATSDCHADPAVRIALVTELVAGAGAGGMAGGQMRDLDGENARVTDSEIATMQKMKTGALIRAAVRMGAILGNASPEQLDALTHYAEAAGRAFQLADDILDETATEMQMGKKTGKDAGRGKPTLIARIGIDAANKHLADTIHNAITALTCFGPEADGLRATARYFGERQS; via the coding sequence ATGACCCCATTTGAACAGGAAGCGCGTGACTGCGCCCGGGACATCGAAGCTGCACTGGATGCATTGCTGGCCCGCGCGCGCCTTTCAGGTCCTGGCCCTGCACCCGAACGCCTGATTGCCGCCATGCGTCATGGCACCCTGAACGGCGGCAAACGCCTGCGCCCCTTGCTGCTGCGCCAAACTGCCGGCATCTTTCAGCTCCCCCCTGCCGCAGCACTTGATGCAGGCCTCGCCGTTGAACTGGTCCATTGCTATTCGCTGGTGCATGATGATCTGCCCGCCATGGATGATGATGACATGCGCCGGGGCAAGCCGACCGTGCACAAGATGTTTAACGAAGCAACCGCCGTGCTCGCTGGCGACAGCCTGCTTACCCATGCCTTCGGCCTGCTGGCCACCAGTGATTGCCATGCCGACCCTGCCGTGCGCATCGCCCTTGTGACAGAACTGGTGGCCGGTGCTGGTGCCGGCGGCATGGCCGGCGGTCAGATGCGCGATCTCGACGGTGAAAACGCCCGCGTCACCGACAGTGAAATCGCCACCATGCAAAAAATGAAAACCGGCGCACTGATCCGGGCGGCGGTGCGCATGGGGGCAATTCTGGGCAATGCATCTCCGGAACAACTCGATGCCCTCACCCATTATGCCGAGGCCGCCGGCCGCGCCTTCCAGCTTGCCGACGACATTCTGGATGAGACGGCAACCGAAATGCAAATGGGCAAAAAGACCGGCAAGGATGCCGGACGGGGCAAGCCCACACTGATTGCGCGTATCGGGATCGACGCTGCCAACAAACATCTCGCCGACACCATCCATAACGCCATCACCGCGCTGACATGCTTTGGTCCCGAAGCCGACGGCCTGCGGGCCACCGCGCGATATTTCGGCGAACGCCAGAGCTGA
- the hisC gene encoding histidinol-phosphate transaminase — MSDRPQPQPGILKIAPYVPGKSGAGDGVSKVKLSANESPLGASPKAIAAYRAFADRLEIYPEGTSAELRQALAEVHGIEADRIVAGSGSDEVLHLLAQTYLGEGDEAIYCQYGFSVYPIVIQGASATPVVAPEADYTASVDAILAAVTAQTRMIFLANPNNPTGTYLNVAELRRLQNGLRPDILLVIDSAYAEYVTAEDYSAGMVLVRDSQNTVMVRTFSKMGLAGVRVGWFYGPDHVVDAVNRLRGPFNVNVAAQAAGAAAARDTAFTQALCDYNAKWRDWLTAELSSNQLRVTPSQGNFILVHFPDVDGQRAPDAFQMLMNAGYVVREMGGYGLPNALRISIGSEEAMRAVARLLKNFGTE, encoded by the coding sequence ATGAGTGATCGTCCACAGCCGCAACCCGGTATCCTGAAAATTGCGCCCTATGTGCCGGGTAAATCCGGGGCGGGCGATGGCGTCTCGAAAGTGAAACTTTCGGCGAATGAAAGTCCCTTGGGCGCGAGCCCCAAGGCGATTGCCGCTTATCGGGCATTCGCGGACCGGTTGGAAATCTACCCCGAGGGGACCTCTGCGGAATTACGCCAGGCGCTGGCCGAGGTTCACGGTATTGAAGCTGATCGCATTGTTGCCGGTTCGGGTTCTGATGAGGTGCTGCACCTTCTGGCCCAGACCTATCTGGGCGAAGGTGACGAGGCGATTTATTGCCAATATGGTTTTTCGGTTTACCCGATTGTCATTCAAGGGGCGAGTGCGACACCCGTTGTGGCACCTGAGGCTGATTACACCGCCAGTGTTGATGCCATACTCGCCGCGGTGACTGCACAAACCAGAATGATTTTTCTGGCTAATCCGAACAATCCCACCGGCACCTATTTGAATGTCGCGGAATTGAGACGGCTGCAGAATGGTCTGCGCCCGGACATCCTCTTGGTGATCGACAGTGCCTATGCGGAATATGTCACCGCTGAGGACTATAGTGCGGGCATGGTTCTGGTGCGCGACAGCCAGAACACGGTGATGGTGCGAACATTTTCCAAAATGGGTCTGGCGGGCGTCCGCGTGGGCTGGTTCTACGGACCGGATCATGTGGTGGATGCCGTCAACCGTCTGCGGGGGCCCTTCAATGTTAATGTGGCAGCCCAGGCGGCAGGCGCAGCTGCGGCACGGGACACGGCATTTACCCAGGCGCTTTGTGACTATAATGCAAAATGGCGGGACTGGTTGACGGCTGAATTGTCGAGCAACCAGCTGAGGGTTACACCCAGCCAGGGCAATTTCATTCTGGTGCATTTCCCTGATGTGGACGGGCAGCGTGCGCCTGACGCTTTTCAGATGCTGATGAATGCGGGATATGTCGTGCGTGAAATGGGCGGGTATGGCTTGCCCAATGCCTTGCGTATTTCCATTGGCAGCGAAGAGGCGATGCGCGCTGTGGCCCGTTTGCTCAAGAATTTCGGGACCGAATAA
- a CDS encoding YbaK/EbsC family protein, producing the protein MSLESVRADLASRAPDLEVIVTDASTATVQLAAEVHGCAPGQIAKTLCIRVNGDVVLLVARGDARLDNKKAKAAFGGRPRMLGAEEVEQLTSHKIGGVCPFGLPEDLPIYCDVSLQIYDEVIPAAGSTHASVRLPLARLLELTGGRWSDACQLPEDV; encoded by the coding sequence ATGAGCCTTGAATCCGTTCGCGCCGACCTCGCTTCCCGCGCTCCAGACCTTGAAGTTATCGTCACCGACGCCTCAACAGCCACAGTTCAACTTGCCGCCGAAGTGCACGGCTGCGCCCCCGGCCAGATCGCCAAGACCCTGTGCATTAGGGTCAATGGCGATGTGGTTTTGCTGGTCGCCCGCGGTGACGCACGCCTCGACAATAAAAAGGCCAAGGCTGCATTTGGCGGGCGCCCCCGCATGCTGGGTGCCGAAGAAGTCGAACAATTGACCAGCCACAAGATTGGGGGTGTTTGCCCGTTCGGCCTGCCTGAGGATTTGCCGATCTATTGTGATGTCTCGCTGCAAATCTACGATGAGGTTATCCCCGCCGCCGGCTCGACGCACGCCTCGGTCCGCTTGCCTTTGGCACGCCTGCTGGAATTGACTGGCGGGCGCTGGTCCGATGCGTGCCAGCTTCCCGAAGACGTATAG
- a CDS encoding lysophospholipid acyltransferase family protein gives MVIQAIRSLFFYLLFIGQTAILAIVLGTVGLFSDKWLTALWPVARYWAASNLVMLRWLTGIRSEISGTEHIPETGCIIVSKHQSDWDIFALMPHVENPAFIAKKELIDIPFFGKVASAFGTISIDRKKGGQAIPAMVDDARRAIENKRHIIIFPEGTRKAPLADLSYKSGAARLYEQLNVPVVPVAVNSGLFWGRNSPVLWPGTAKARFLPPIPAGLDSAEMQRRMIAAIEPATEELIIEAAKKGLARPLSAELRARLDVLMVNKG, from the coding sequence ATGGTAATCCAGGCCATAAGGTCATTGTTTTTCTATCTGCTCTTTATCGGGCAGACCGCAATCCTTGCCATCGTGCTGGGCACGGTCGGTCTTTTCTCCGATAAATGGCTGACAGCCCTTTGGCCCGTCGCGCGCTATTGGGCCGCGTCCAATCTTGTCATGTTGCGCTGGCTGACAGGCATTCGCAGCGAAATTTCCGGCACGGAACATATTCCCGAGACCGGCTGCATCATCGTCTCCAAGCATCAGTCCGACTGGGATATTTTTGCGTTAATGCCCCATGTCGAGAACCCCGCTTTCATCGCCAAGAAAGAACTGATCGACATCCCGTTCTTCGGCAAGGTGGCCAGTGCCTTTGGCACTATTTCCATCGACAGGAAAAAGGGCGGACAGGCGATCCCCGCCATGGTCGATGACGCCCGCAGGGCCATCGAGAATAAACGCCATATCATCATTTTTCCTGAAGGGACTCGCAAGGCCCCGCTGGCCGATCTCAGCTACAAGTCCGGCGCCGCCCGTCTTTACGAACAGCTGAACGTCCCCGTTGTGCCGGTGGCTGTCAATTCGGGGCTGTTCTGGGGACGCAACTCGCCGGTTCTGTGGCCCGGCACGGCCAAGGCGCGATTCCTGCCCCCCATCCCCGCCGGCCTCGACAGCGCCGAAATGCAACGCCGCATGATCGCCGCAATTGAGCCGGCCACCGAGGAACTAATCATTGAGGCTGCAAAAAAAGGCCTGGCCCGCCCGCTTTCTGCGGAACTTAGGGCGCGTCTGGACGTTCTTATGGTTAACAAAGGCTGA
- a CDS encoding gamma-glutamylcyclotransferase, translating into MTAQTQVTSSYWVFGYGSLIWRPGFVYRQAQQALLWGAHRSLCIYSHRYRGTEEKPGLVFGLVPGGSCHGMAFEVGAAEWPEVREYLREREQVSGVYREALRRVRLASGEIIEALTFLVDPHHVQYAGRLDIAAQLAYVRDAAGMMGPNADYVTNTAEHLEQMGIRDRHLLALSALLAEPAKTEPV; encoded by the coding sequence ATGACGGCACAGACGCAAGTCACATCTTCTTACTGGGTTTTTGGCTATGGTTCGCTGATCTGGCGGCCGGGCTTCGTCTACCGGCAGGCGCAGCAGGCGCTGCTCTGGGGCGCGCATCGCAGTCTTTGCATTTATTCACATCGCTATCGCGGCACCGAAGAAAAGCCGGGTCTTGTGTTCGGGCTTGTGCCGGGCGGGTCCTGTCATGGCATGGCTTTTGAGGTGGGGGCTGCGGAGTGGCCTGAGGTGCGCGAATATTTGCGTGAACGGGAGCAGGTTTCCGGGGTCTATCGCGAGGCCTTGCGGCGGGTGCGGCTGGCCAGCGGAGAAATCATCGAAGCGCTGACGTTTCTGGTTGATCCGCATCATGTGCAATATGCGGGGAGACTGGATATCGCCGCTCAGCTTGCCTATGTGCGCGACGCCGCCGGGATGATGGGCCCGAACGCTGACTATGTGACGAATACGGCGGAGCATCTGGAGCAGATGGGTATCAGGGACCGGCATTTGCTGGCGCTCAGCGCCTTACTGGCTGAACCCGCCAAGACGGAACCGGTATAG
- a CDS encoding class I SAM-dependent methyltransferase — protein sequence MTPDVTQLIGFYKSPLGRIARSLLTEQVRGLAGDVTGLRVLGLGFATPYMRFTLANAERVLAFMPARQGASSWPREGPSRTVLCDPLEMPLTDSAVDLVIAVHAFEHVTDSEELMRELWRVCAPNARIIVVVPRRRGLWAQRDNTPFGSGHPFSRSQLDDLLRQHSFTPEVWRDALFLPPSQLPPLLKSARLFERGGRLLGSTLAGAMCVKAKKELFPAITRRQRSERLVRVPALAPQAAMRAE from the coding sequence ATGACACCAGATGTGACGCAGTTGATCGGGTTCTATAAGTCGCCCCTTGGCCGGATCGCCCGCAGCCTGTTGACCGAGCAGGTGCGTGGACTGGCGGGCGATGTAACCGGGTTGAGGGTGCTCGGTCTTGGCTTTGCCACGCCTTATATGCGCTTTACGCTCGCGAATGCTGAAAGGGTGCTGGCCTTCATGCCTGCACGTCAGGGGGCATCGTCATGGCCCCGTGAGGGACCGTCGCGCACCGTGTTGTGCGACCCGCTGGAAATGCCGCTCACCGATTCGGCGGTCGATCTGGTGATTGCGGTGCATGCATTTGAGCATGTAACCGATTCCGAGGAATTGATGCGCGAGCTTTGGCGGGTCTGTGCCCCCAATGCCCGCATTATTGTTGTGGTGCCGCGCCGGCGCGGTTTGTGGGCGCAGCGCGACAATACCCCGTTCGGCAGCGGGCACCCTTTTTCGCGCTCACAACTCGATGACTTGCTGCGACAGCATTCATTCACCCCGGAGGTTTGGCGCGATGCACTGTTTCTGCCGCCCTCGCAATTGCCGCCTTTACTCAAATCGGCGCGTCTTTTTGAACGCGGTGGCCGGCTTTTGGGATCGACTCTGGCGGGGGCGATGTGTGTGAAGGCGAAAAAGGAATTGTTTCCCGCCATTACCCGGCGGCAGCGCTCAGAGCGTCTGGTGCGGGTGCCGGCCTTGGCTCCCCAGGCCGCCATGCGCGCGGAATAG
- the gloB gene encoding hydroxyacylglutathione hydrolase: MALVVDIFECLSDNYGYLLHDPATGATAAIDAPQEGPIREALARTGWTLTDIFITHHHHDHTDAILPLKMDFDAKVTGPRAEQGRIEGLDHLVGGGDTIKLGNADIQVFNTPGHTLGHIVYFNPDDKQLFSADALFSLGCGRMFEGTPGPMWAGLAALRELPDDTLVYCGHEYSAANARFALSIDPLNTLLKARSDEIAHQRANGNFTVPAKLGEEKITNPFLRADEPAMAKLMHMEGATPDEVFAAIRKAKDNF; encoded by the coding sequence ATGGCGCTTGTCGTCGATATCTTCGAATGCCTCTCCGATAATTACGGTTACCTGCTGCACGACCCCGCAACCGGGGCGACAGCCGCGATCGATGCACCGCAGGAAGGCCCGATCCGCGAGGCCCTCGCCCGCACCGGCTGGACCTTGACCGACATTTTCATCACCCACCATCACCATGACCATACCGATGCGATTTTGCCGTTGAAAATGGATTTCGACGCCAAGGTAACCGGCCCACGCGCTGAACAGGGACGTATCGAGGGGCTTGATCATTTGGTGGGCGGCGGCGACACCATCAAATTGGGCAATGCCGACATCCAGGTATTCAACACCCCGGGCCACACCCTGGGGCATATCGTTTATTTTAACCCCGACGACAAGCAGCTGTTTTCCGCCGACGCCCTGTTCTCCCTCGGCTGCGGCCGCATGTTTGAGGGCACGCCCGGACCAATGTGGGCAGGCCTTGCTGCCCTGCGCGAATTACCCGACGACACCCTGGTCTATTGCGGCCATGAATACAGCGCCGCGAATGCCCGCTTTGCCCTCAGCATCGATCCCTTGAACACATTGCTCAAGGCGCGCAGTGACGAAATCGCCCACCAGCGCGCCAATGGCAATTTCACTGTCCCGGCAAAACTGGGTGAGGAAAAGATCACCAATCCGTTCCTGCGTGCCGATGAACCGGCCATGGCGAAACTGATGCATATGGAAGGCGCGACCCCTGACGAGGTATTTGCGGCGATCCGCAAGGCCAAGGACAATTTCTGA
- a CDS encoding transglycosylase domain-containing protein: MRRVWRLIRVLAITLGLLAAIPLVLVPVYALVNPVSMPMLGRYVTFQKVTRIWRPIDTISDRLKAAVVASEDGQFCRHWGVDLGALRAEINAWRAGRSPRGASTISMQVARNLFLWNGRSFVRKGLEIPIAFYLDLVLPKRRIMEIYLNIAEWGPDGEFGIEAGAQRAFGIDADAFSWNGAALITVTLPNPHLRNPARPTRGMARVAGIVERRARAGASHITCLYRNGQVQLE, translated from the coding sequence ATGAGAAGAGTGTGGCGGTTAATCCGTGTGCTGGCAATTACCCTTGGGCTGTTGGCGGCCATTCCGCTCGTTCTGGTGCCGGTTTATGCTCTGGTCAATCCGGTCTCCATGCCGATGCTGGGGCGCTACGTGACCTTCCAGAAGGTCACGCGCATCTGGCGGCCCATTGATACCATATCTGACCGTCTGAAAGCTGCGGTTGTGGCCAGTGAGGATGGGCAATTCTGCCGGCATTGGGGCGTGGATCTTGGCGCGCTCAGGGCCGAAATCAACGCCTGGCGGGCGGGCCGGTCGCCGCGGGGCGCGTCCACGATTTCAATGCAGGTGGCGCGTAACCTGTTTTTGTGGAACGGGCGATCGTTTGTGCGCAAAGGCCTCGAAATCCCGATTGCCTTCTATCTCGATCTGGTTTTGCCGAAACGGCGGATCATGGAGATTTATCTCAATATTGCGGAATGGGGTCCGGATGGCGAATTTGGCATTGAGGCAGGGGCGCAGCGTGCCTTTGGGATTGATGCAGATGCGTTCTCCTGGAATGGGGCGGCACTCATAACTGTTACCCTGCCCAACCCGCATTTACGCAATCCGGCGCGTCCGACGCGGGGCATGGCGCGCGTGGCAGGAATCGTCGAGCGGCGGGCGCGAGCTGGCGCCAGCCATATTACCTGCCTCTATCGGAACGGTCAGGTGCAGTTGGAATAG
- the rpmF gene encoding 50S ribosomal protein L32, whose protein sequence is MAVPKRKTTPMKRGMRRSADGLVAKAYVEDKDSGELRRPHHIDLKTGMYRGRQVMEPKR, encoded by the coding sequence ATGGCAGTGCCAAAGCGTAAAACGACCCCGATGAAACGCGGTATGCGCCGTTCCGCAGACGGCCTGGTCGCAAAGGCTTATGTGGAAGACAAGGATTCCGGCGAATTGCGCCGTCCGCACCACATCGACCTGAAGACCGGCATGTATCGCGGTCGTCAGGTCATGGAGCCGAAGCGCTAA
- a CDS encoding DUF2125 domain-containing protein, giving the protein MKRIILLLALIVILVAGWSGAWLYAAGQISKQIALMATPAPGSPTVTCGNLSVTGFPFRFDVTCAQADISDGDILIEVPEIKATALVYRPTHIIAFAEGPLRYTDAFFGTDQRIRWDKAKGSLRMNGWLLERLSLHMENLEYIDTLLGETLIASAPVMEMHLLNMPERHDADTRLASFAGFARTEGATMPAYQIADGRVTFEAEISNLPDDIRLWSDPALPRLWQQADGRLTLLRLATDDSETSLLLEGELGLSPIGEVEGNMTLTSNGLAERFGDLIPTELRGLVFGTPQADGGMKQIMTITRGAVIAGFAPLGVIPPLF; this is encoded by the coding sequence ATGAAACGAATCATTCTGCTTCTTGCGCTCATCGTCATTCTGGTTGCCGGCTGGTCCGGTGCATGGCTTTATGCAGCCGGCCAGATATCAAAACAGATTGCCCTCATGGCGACGCCGGCGCCGGGATCCCCCACCGTCACTTGCGGCAATTTGTCGGTCACCGGTTTTCCGTTCCGGTTTGATGTCACTTGCGCACAAGCAGATATTTCCGATGGCGACATCCTGATTGAAGTGCCTGAAATCAAGGCCACCGCGCTGGTCTATCGTCCGACCCACATCATTGCTTTTGCCGAAGGCCCTTTACGCTATACCGACGCGTTCTTTGGCACGGACCAACGCATTCGCTGGGACAAAGCCAAGGGTAGCCTGCGCATGAATGGCTGGCTGCTCGAACGTTTGTCGCTCCATATGGAAAATCTGGAATATATCGACACCCTGCTTGGCGAGACATTGATCGCCAGCGCACCCGTTATGGAAATGCACCTGCTCAATATGCCCGAACGGCATGATGCAGATACCCGTCTGGCCAGCTTCGCGGGCTTCGCGCGTACCGAGGGTGCAACAATGCCAGCCTATCAGATTGCCGATGGCCGGGTAACATTTGAGGCGGAAATATCCAACCTTCCGGACGATATCCGGCTCTGGTCTGATCCGGCCCTGCCCCGCCTCTGGCAGCAGGCGGATGGACGGCTGACCCTTCTCCGCCTTGCAACCGATGACAGTGAAACCAGCCTTCTGCTCGAAGGTGAACTTGGCCTGAGCCCGATTGGCGAAGTTGAAGGCAATATGACCCTGACATCAAACGGCCTGGCGGAACGCTTTGGCGACCTGATACCGACGGAATTGCGCGGGTTGGTGTTTGGTACCCCGCAGGCGGATGGCGGCATGAAGCAGATCATGACCATTACCCGTGGTGCAGTCATTGCAGGTTTCGCCCCGCTGGGGGTTATTCCGCCCCTGTTCTAG
- a CDS encoding DUF4386 domain-containing protein: MQLFNHPQSRSYARTTGLFYLIIALAGGFSILYVPSVLYVADDPAATMNAIAANRGLFTLGVAGELIIVIAELFATVMLYFMFKPVNATLSLVAAFARLSMAIVMAVMLFFTAIALALASDVAWLGVFSAEQRFALSYLALDAHDFGVVIWQVFFTVHLFILGNLVIRSGQFPKLLGALMAVGAFGYLLDSAGQFVFIGDAVFGMVTGIFLAIVTFGEVGFALWLLIKGPKTESVTA, translated from the coding sequence ATGCAGCTTTTCAACCATCCACAATCCAGATCCTATGCCCGTACGACCGGGTTGTTTTATCTGATCATTGCTCTCGCCGGTGGCTTCAGCATTCTTTATGTGCCTTCGGTTTTATACGTGGCTGACGACCCGGCAGCGACCATGAATGCGATTGCGGCCAATCGGGGTTTGTTTACTTTAGGCGTCGCCGGCGAGCTGATTATCGTGATCGCTGAGCTTTTCGCGACCGTGATGCTTTATTTCATGTTCAAGCCGGTTAATGCCACATTATCGCTGGTTGCCGCCTTTGCCCGGCTCAGTATGGCCATTGTCATGGCGGTGATGCTGTTCTTCACAGCGATTGCGCTCGCCCTTGCCAGCGATGTGGCCTGGCTTGGGGTTTTTAGTGCTGAACAGCGCTTTGCGCTCTCTTATCTGGCGCTTGATGCCCATGATTTCGGTGTGGTGATCTGGCAGGTGTTTTTCACGGTTCACCTGTTTATCCTTGGTAACCTTGTGATCCGTTCCGGCCAGTTTCCCAAATTGCTGGGTGCGCTGATGGCTGTGGGCGCGTTCGGCTATCTGCTGGACAGTGCGGGACAGTTTGTCTTCATCGGAGATGCTGTTTTTGGCATGGTGACGGGTATTTTTCTTGCGATCGTAACATTTGGCGAAGTCGGGTTTGCCCTCTGGCTGCTGATCAAGGGACCCAAAACCGAAAGCGTCACAGCGTAG
- the ispG gene encoding flavodoxin-dependent (E)-4-hydroxy-3-methylbut-2-enyl-diphosphate synthase, translated as MAGPQERRKSVGVDIGGVQVGGGAPIAVQSMTNTDTADIDSTVKQIAALHRAGSEMVRITVDRDEAAAAVPHIRDALARRGVDVPIIGDFHYIGHKLLTDHPACAEALAKYRINPGNVGFKAKRDTQFSTLIDLALKYDKPVRIGVNWGSLDQELLTRLMDENNDRAEPWSANHVMREAIIQSALMSAARAEEIGLGRDRIILSTKVSDVQNLISVYQDLGGRCDYALHLGLTEAGMGSKGIVASSAAMGILLQQGIGDTIRISLTPEPGGDRTKEVLVAQELLQTMGFRQFLPVVAACPGCGRTTSQTFQVLAKEIQDHLSSSMPVWRERYPGVEDLSVAVMGCIVNGPGESKHANIGISLPGTGEAPAAPVFVDGQKVATLRGADVADQFKQMVADYIEKKYGSGKSAAAE; from the coding sequence ATGGCCGGGCCGCAAGAGCGCAGAAAATCAGTCGGTGTTGATATCGGTGGCGTACAGGTGGGCGGTGGCGCACCGATTGCCGTACAATCGATGACCAATACCGATACCGCTGATATCGACAGCACGGTCAAACAGATCGCGGCGCTGCACCGTGCCGGTTCCGAGATGGTGCGGATTACGGTTGATCGCGACGAGGCGGCAGCTGCAGTGCCGCATATTCGCGATGCGCTGGCGCGGCGTGGCGTTGATGTGCCGATCATCGGTGATTTCCACTATATCGGGCACAAGCTTTTGACCGATCATCCAGCCTGCGCCGAGGCGCTGGCAAAGTACCGGATCAACCCGGGCAATGTGGGGTTCAAGGCCAAGCGCGATACGCAATTCTCGACCCTTATCGATCTGGCGCTCAAATATGACAAGCCGGTCCGGATTGGCGTCAATTGGGGGTCGCTCGATCAGGAATTGCTGACCCGGTTGATGGACGAGAACAATGACCGTGCCGAGCCCTGGTCGGCCAATCACGTCATGCGTGAGGCGATCATCCAGTCGGCACTGATGTCGGCGGCGCGGGCGGAAGAGATCGGGCTGGGGCGGGACCGGATTATTCTGTCCACCAAAGTGTCGGACGTGCAGAACCTGATTTCGGTCTATCAGGATCTGGGCGGGCGTTGCGATTATGCGCTGCATCTGGGGCTGACCGAGGCGGGCATGGGTTCCAAGGGCATTGTTGCGTCTTCGGCGGCGATGGGCATTCTGCTGCAGCAGGGGATTGGCGACACGATCCGCATTTCACTGACGCCGGAGCCGGGCGGCGACCGCACCAAAGAAGTGCTGGTGGCGCAGGAATTATTGCAGACCATGGGCTTTCGCCAGTTTCTGCCGGTTGTCGCCGCGTGCCCCGGCTGCGGGCGGACGACCTCGCAGACATTTCAGGTTCTGGCCAAGGAAATTCAGGACCATCTGTCCAGTTCCATGCCGGTCTGGCGTGAGCGCTATCCGGGGGTCGAAGATCTGTCGGTGGCGGTAATGGGTTGTATCGTCAATGGTCCGGGTGAATCCAAGCATGCCAATATCGGCATTTCCCTGCCCGGCACGGGCGAGGCACCTGCGGCACCTGTTTTTGTCGACGGGCAAAAAGTCGCGACCTTGCGGGGAGCGGATGTGGCGGATCAGTTCAAGCAGATGGTTGCCGATTACATCGAGAAAAAATATGGCAGCGGCAAGAGCGCTGCCGCTGAATAA